A region of Ornithodoros turicata isolate Travis chromosome 5, ASM3712646v1, whole genome shotgun sequence DNA encodes the following proteins:
- the LOC135393962 gene encoding mediator of RNA polymerase II transcription subunit 25-like isoform X3 produces MVVAEQGNWVADVVFVVEGTANLSPYVESLKSNYIVPTLEYFNGGPVDDRDCGYDSNSTTYALVVFMAADCGMEPAATCNAPTTNVAKLLSWFDRVSFIGGAAESCSHIVEGLSTALQVFDDFQTLREPGVVAQKHCILICNSPPYRLPALESPVYSGHTVDQLAGIMAERQVNFSIFSPRKIPALYKLYEKAGGDLQMALCKNYAKDRRHLVLLKGYQLQERPISPPVVVPETKVVPSPPPVATTLNPRSPATTGVPQKRPAAGSPPNARETKMFKQPTSQASPMSVMGGSPQQPQGAVPFQSQGSRPGMPTPPTSHLASINQPNPPNVTLRAIPDTMNRTTQNQSPVPVGASPAAAAGGVRMPWNQTGPAVSTPPPATSMPLLASQLSNAPMASGPPMRPSLPTTVTYVSGSQMQAGFIPITTAGLRAPMRMGGQGGPQMGSGMAPQQSTLAAQLNQMPPNFAQVPNTQGANPQGMTPQGMNTQGMNPQGMNPQGINPQGMTPQGMNPQGMQGKPMQQQGPPQGPGPMQQQGVVQQQQQPQQQVISDVHMVPLIQSPKTTSKAPMPATGTRLQVKERRTIWQGQVEFQDKTPGTSRNVYTLHCSISSQVINGEPEVSADKWPPKLNLQLMPKSMLMNVVLAVKSAARCVVLGFRGGPDANNAADGLQKLSCFMTNAWLGMVHFASPPADIKLMLVLYMPEKNFYMGLIANDQESLFSAVKQVVDTHRKQQQTKNKMPTNRYCRTPMPGSIYQPYHYVELQNMSGGTMATSAGMGMPGPVSNPGLGMAQMMPQDQQQQQQQQQQQVAQMGVPPRAAISAPPQQMAGGGAAMGGAPPPSSVAQQQQANRLSQLEAERQQNLLKIQQLQQTLEAAQAKELQYKAAQEQQTLLERQRVVNHQVQIHQQQQQQQQQQQQQQQQQQQQQQQQQQQRFQAGPNSNLRHILQHQMRQQQMLQMQQNQQQSTIRAQLASGGLVTTMGGPQGPPPQQGQPGGATGWDDTTALLDLLGGGPHNG; encoded by the exons ATGGTGGTGGCCGAACAAGGGAACTGGGTTGCCGATGTCGTATTCGTTGTGGAGGGAACTGCAAACTTGAGCCCCTACGTTGAAAGTTTAAAAAGCAACTATATCGTGCCAACTTTAGA GTACTTCAATGGAGGACCAGTTGATGACAGAGACTGTGGATATGAC AGTAACAGCACCACGTACGCCCTCGTCGTATTTATGGCTGCCGACTGCGGCATGGAACCCGCCGCAACCTGCAATGCGCCTACTACCAACGTAGCTAAACTACTTTCATGGTTCGACCGAGTCTC CTTCATCGGCGGGGCTGCGGAATCGTGTAGCCATATCGTGGAAGGCTTGAGCACTGCATTGCAGGTCTTCGACGACTTTCAAACACTCCGTGAGCCAGG GGTCGTTGCGCAGAAGCATTGTATTTTAATATGCAACTCACCACCATATCGGTTACCAGCCCTCGAAAGCCCCGTCTACTCCGGCCATACTGTTGACCAGCTAGCAGGCATCATGGCTGAG AGACAAGTGAACTTCAGCATCTTCTCTCCCAGGAAGATCCCAGCCCTTTACAAGCTGTATGAAAAG GCCGGCGGAGACTTGCAAATGGCCCTGTGTAAAAATTATGCCAAAGACAGACGACACTTGGTCTTGCTAAAGGGATACCAGCTCCAAG AGCGACCCATCAGCCCGCCCGTCGTCGTTCCTGAAACGAAGGTCGTTCCCAGCCCTCCTCCCGTAGCTACGACGCTAAATCCCCGCAGTCCGGCAACTACGGGTGTTCCCCAGAAGCGACCCGCGGCGGGGTCCCCACCAAACGCACGGGAGACCAAGATGTTCAAGCAGCCCACGTCTCAAG CATCTCCGATGAGTGTCATGGGAGGCTCCCCGCAACAGCCGCAGGGCGCAGTTCCATTTCAGAGTCAGGGGTCACGACCAGGAATGCCAACTCCCCCCACTTCCCATCTTGCATCCATCAATCAG CCAAACCCACCAAATGTAACCCTCCGTGCTATCCCTGACACAATGAACAGGACAACACAAAATCAGTCTCCTGTACCGGTCG GTGCCTCACCCGCTGCTGCAGCTGGTGGGGTTCGAATGCCGTGGAACCAAACAGGGCCAGCTGTGTCGACACCGCCTCCGGCTACCAGCATGCCCCTGCTAGCTAGTCAGCTGTCAAATGCACCAATGGCCAGCGGTCCGCCCATGCGGCCATCCTTGCCAACCACAGTCACTTACGTTTCTGGTTCTCAAATGCAAGCAG GGTTTATACCCATTACAACCGCAGGTCTGCGCGCTCCAATGCGCATGGGTGGCCAGGGGGGACCCCAGATGGGATCCGGAATGGCCCCTCAGCAGAGCACCCTGGCCGCCCAGCTTAACCAGATGCCCCCAAACTTTGCTCAAGTGCCCAACACCCAGGGGGCAAACCCGCAGGGAATGACCCCTCAGGGGATGAACACTCAGGGGATGAACCCTCAAGGGATGAACCCACAAGGAATAAATCCTCAAGGGATGACTCCACAGGGCATGAATCCACAAGGGATGCAGGGAAAACCGATGCAGCAACAGGGGCCTCCGCAGGGTCCTGGTCCGATGCAGCAACAGGGAGTcgtacagcagcagcagcaacctcAGCAACAAGTG ATCTCTGATGTGCACATGGTACCTCTGATCCAGTCTCCCAAAACAACTAGCAAGGCCCCAATGCCTGCGACTGGCACTCGA CTGCAGGTGAAGGAGAGGCGTACCATATGGCAGGGGCAGGTTGAATTCCAGGACAAGACACCAGGGACCTCGCGAAACGTCTACACCCTACATTGCAGCATCTCCAGTCAGGTCATCAATGGAGAACCTGAAGT CTCCGCCGACAAGTGGCCGCCAAAGCTCAACCTCCAGCTGATGCCCAAGTCCATGTTGATGAACGTAGTGCTGGCTGTTAAGAGTGCGGCGCGTTGTGTGGTGCTGGGTTTTAGGGGAGGACCAGACGCGAACAATGCAGCAGACGGTCTCCAGAAGCTGTCCTGCTTCATGACCAATGCATGGTTGGGCATGGTGCATTTTGCCAGCCCCCCCGCTGACATCAAGCTCATGCTGGTGCTGTACATGCCTGAAAAGAACTTTTACATGGGTCTCATCGCAAACGACCAGGAATCGCTCTTCAGCGCCGTCAAACAGGTGGTCGACACGCATCGGAAGCAGCAGCAGACCAAGAACAAAATG CCAACAAACAGATACTGCCGGACACCAATGCCAGGTTCCATATATCAG CCCTACCATTACGTGGAG CTTCAGAACATGTCGGGTGGAACAATGGCAACCAGTGCTGGTATGGGAATGCCTGGACCTGTTTCTAATCCAGGGTTAGGAATGGCCCAG atgATGCCGCAAGAccagcagcaacagcagcagcagcaacaacagcaaGTGGCACAGATGGGCGTTCCACCGAGAGCTGCAATCAGCGCCCCACCCCAACAGATGGCAGGGGGTGGGGCAGCAATGGGGGGTGCTCCCCCTCCGTCTTCGGTGgcacagcagcagcaagcaaaTAGGCTGTCGCAGCTTGAAGCTGAACGACAACAAAACCTG CTCAAAATACAGCAACTGCAGCAGACATTAGAGGCGGCACAGGCAAAGGAGCTGCAGTACAAGGCAGCGCAGGAGCAGCAAACGCTTCTAGAACGGCAGCGTGTCGTCAATCACCAGGTTCAG ATACAccagcaacagcagcagcagcaacaacaacagcagcaacaacagcagcaacaacagcagcagcagcagcagcaacagcagcaaAGATTTCAGGCTGGTCCAAATTCAAACTTGAGGCACATTTTGCAGCAT CAAATGCGTCAGCAACAGATGCTTCAGATGCAACAGAACCAGCAGCAATCTACCATAAGAGCGCAGCTGGCCAGTGGAGGCCTCGTCACAACTATGGGGGGACCACAGGGCCCACCGCCCCAGCAGGGTCAGCCCGGGGGCGCTACCGGTTGGGACGACACCACGGCACTCTTGGATCTCCTGGGTGGAGGCCCACACAATGGCTGA
- the LOC135393962 gene encoding mediator of RNA polymerase II transcription subunit 25-like isoform X4, producing the protein MVVAEQGNWVADVVFVVEGTANLSPYVESLKSNYIVPTLEYFNGGPVDDRDCGYDSNSTTYALVVFMAADCGMEPAATCNAPTTNVAKLLSWFDRVSFIGGAAESCSHIVEGLSTALQVFDDFQTLREPGVVAQKHCILICNSPPYRLPALESPVYSGHTVDQLAGIMAERQVNFSIFSPRKIPALYKLYEKAGGDLQMALCKNYAKDRRHLVLLKGYQLQERPISPPVVVPETKVVPSPPPVATTLNPRSPATTGVPQKRPAAGSPPNARETKMFKQPTSQASPMSVMGGSPQQPQGAVPFQSQGSRPGMPTPPTSHLASINQPNPPNVTLRAIPDTMNRTTQNQSPVPVGASPAAAAGGVRMPWNQTGPAVSTPPPATSMPLLASQLSNAPMASGPPMRPSLPTTVTYVSGSQMQAGFIPITTAGLRAPMRMGGQGGPQMGSGMAPQQSTLAAQLNQMPPNFAQVPNTQGANPQGMTPQGMNTQGMNPQGMNPQGINPQGMTPQGMNPQGMQGKPMQQQGPPQGPGPMQQQGVVQQQQQPQQQVISDVHMVPLIQSPKTTSKAPMPATGTRLQVKERRTIWQGQVEFQDKTPGTSRNVYTLHCSISSQVINGEPEVSADKWPPKLNLQLMPKSMLMNVVLAVKSAARCVVLGFRGGPDANNAADGLQKLSCFMTNAWLGMVHFASPPADIKLMLVLYMPEKNFYMGLIANDQESLFSAVKQVVDTHRKQQQTKNKMIVWECPTNRYCRTPMPGSIYQLQNMSGGTMATSAGMGMPGPVSNPGLGMAQMMPQDQQQQQQQQQQQVAQMGVPPRAAISAPPQQMAGGGAAMGGAPPPSSVAQQQQANRLSQLEAERQQNLLKIQQLQQTLEAAQAKELQYKAAQEQQTLLERQRVVNHQVQIHQQQQQQQQQQQQQQQQQQQQQQQQQQQRFQAGPNSNLRHILQHQMRQQQMLQMQQNQQQSTIRAQLASGGLVTTMGGPQGPPPQQGQPGGATGWDDTTALLDLLGGGPHNG; encoded by the exons ATGGTGGTGGCCGAACAAGGGAACTGGGTTGCCGATGTCGTATTCGTTGTGGAGGGAACTGCAAACTTGAGCCCCTACGTTGAAAGTTTAAAAAGCAACTATATCGTGCCAACTTTAGA GTACTTCAATGGAGGACCAGTTGATGACAGAGACTGTGGATATGAC AGTAACAGCACCACGTACGCCCTCGTCGTATTTATGGCTGCCGACTGCGGCATGGAACCCGCCGCAACCTGCAATGCGCCTACTACCAACGTAGCTAAACTACTTTCATGGTTCGACCGAGTCTC CTTCATCGGCGGGGCTGCGGAATCGTGTAGCCATATCGTGGAAGGCTTGAGCACTGCATTGCAGGTCTTCGACGACTTTCAAACACTCCGTGAGCCAGG GGTCGTTGCGCAGAAGCATTGTATTTTAATATGCAACTCACCACCATATCGGTTACCAGCCCTCGAAAGCCCCGTCTACTCCGGCCATACTGTTGACCAGCTAGCAGGCATCATGGCTGAG AGACAAGTGAACTTCAGCATCTTCTCTCCCAGGAAGATCCCAGCCCTTTACAAGCTGTATGAAAAG GCCGGCGGAGACTTGCAAATGGCCCTGTGTAAAAATTATGCCAAAGACAGACGACACTTGGTCTTGCTAAAGGGATACCAGCTCCAAG AGCGACCCATCAGCCCGCCCGTCGTCGTTCCTGAAACGAAGGTCGTTCCCAGCCCTCCTCCCGTAGCTACGACGCTAAATCCCCGCAGTCCGGCAACTACGGGTGTTCCCCAGAAGCGACCCGCGGCGGGGTCCCCACCAAACGCACGGGAGACCAAGATGTTCAAGCAGCCCACGTCTCAAG CATCTCCGATGAGTGTCATGGGAGGCTCCCCGCAACAGCCGCAGGGCGCAGTTCCATTTCAGAGTCAGGGGTCACGACCAGGAATGCCAACTCCCCCCACTTCCCATCTTGCATCCATCAATCAG CCAAACCCACCAAATGTAACCCTCCGTGCTATCCCTGACACAATGAACAGGACAACACAAAATCAGTCTCCTGTACCGGTCG GTGCCTCACCCGCTGCTGCAGCTGGTGGGGTTCGAATGCCGTGGAACCAAACAGGGCCAGCTGTGTCGACACCGCCTCCGGCTACCAGCATGCCCCTGCTAGCTAGTCAGCTGTCAAATGCACCAATGGCCAGCGGTCCGCCCATGCGGCCATCCTTGCCAACCACAGTCACTTACGTTTCTGGTTCTCAAATGCAAGCAG GGTTTATACCCATTACAACCGCAGGTCTGCGCGCTCCAATGCGCATGGGTGGCCAGGGGGGACCCCAGATGGGATCCGGAATGGCCCCTCAGCAGAGCACCCTGGCCGCCCAGCTTAACCAGATGCCCCCAAACTTTGCTCAAGTGCCCAACACCCAGGGGGCAAACCCGCAGGGAATGACCCCTCAGGGGATGAACACTCAGGGGATGAACCCTCAAGGGATGAACCCACAAGGAATAAATCCTCAAGGGATGACTCCACAGGGCATGAATCCACAAGGGATGCAGGGAAAACCGATGCAGCAACAGGGGCCTCCGCAGGGTCCTGGTCCGATGCAGCAACAGGGAGTcgtacagcagcagcagcaacctcAGCAACAAGTG ATCTCTGATGTGCACATGGTACCTCTGATCCAGTCTCCCAAAACAACTAGCAAGGCCCCAATGCCTGCGACTGGCACTCGA CTGCAGGTGAAGGAGAGGCGTACCATATGGCAGGGGCAGGTTGAATTCCAGGACAAGACACCAGGGACCTCGCGAAACGTCTACACCCTACATTGCAGCATCTCCAGTCAGGTCATCAATGGAGAACCTGAAGT CTCCGCCGACAAGTGGCCGCCAAAGCTCAACCTCCAGCTGATGCCCAAGTCCATGTTGATGAACGTAGTGCTGGCTGTTAAGAGTGCGGCGCGTTGTGTGGTGCTGGGTTTTAGGGGAGGACCAGACGCGAACAATGCAGCAGACGGTCTCCAGAAGCTGTCCTGCTTCATGACCAATGCATGGTTGGGCATGGTGCATTTTGCCAGCCCCCCCGCTGACATCAAGCTCATGCTGGTGCTGTACATGCCTGAAAAGAACTTTTACATGGGTCTCATCGCAAACGACCAGGAATCGCTCTTCAGCGCCGTCAAACAGGTGGTCGACACGCATCGGAAGCAGCAGCAGACCAAGAACAAAATG ATTGTGTGGGAGTGT CCAACAAACAGATACTGCCGGACACCAATGCCAGGTTCCATATATCAG CTTCAGAACATGTCGGGTGGAACAATGGCAACCAGTGCTGGTATGGGAATGCCTGGACCTGTTTCTAATCCAGGGTTAGGAATGGCCCAG atgATGCCGCAAGAccagcagcaacagcagcagcagcaacaacagcaaGTGGCACAGATGGGCGTTCCACCGAGAGCTGCAATCAGCGCCCCACCCCAACAGATGGCAGGGGGTGGGGCAGCAATGGGGGGTGCTCCCCCTCCGTCTTCGGTGgcacagcagcagcaagcaaaTAGGCTGTCGCAGCTTGAAGCTGAACGACAACAAAACCTG CTCAAAATACAGCAACTGCAGCAGACATTAGAGGCGGCACAGGCAAAGGAGCTGCAGTACAAGGCAGCGCAGGAGCAGCAAACGCTTCTAGAACGGCAGCGTGTCGTCAATCACCAGGTTCAG ATACAccagcaacagcagcagcagcaacaacaacagcagcaacaacagcagcaacaacagcagcagcagcagcagcaacagcagcaaAGATTTCAGGCTGGTCCAAATTCAAACTTGAGGCACATTTTGCAGCAT CAAATGCGTCAGCAACAGATGCTTCAGATGCAACAGAACCAGCAGCAATCTACCATAAGAGCGCAGCTGGCCAGTGGAGGCCTCGTCACAACTATGGGGGGACCACAGGGCCCACCGCCCCAGCAGGGTCAGCCCGGGGGCGCTACCGGTTGGGACGACACCACGGCACTCTTGGATCTCCTGGGTGGAGGCCCACACAATGGCTGA
- the LOC135393962 gene encoding mediator of RNA polymerase II transcription subunit 25-like isoform X9, giving the protein MVVAEQGNWVADVVFVVEGTANLSPYVESLKSNYIVPTLEYFNGGPVDDRDCGYDSNSTTYALVVFMAADCGMEPAATCNAPTTNVAKLLSWFDRVSFIGGAAESCSHIVEGLSTALQVFDDFQTLREPGVVAQKHCILICNSPPYRLPALESPVYSGHTVDQLAGIMAERQVNFSIFSPRKIPALYKLYEKAGGDLQMALCKNYAKDRRHLVLLKGYQLQERPISPPVVVPETKVVPSPPPVATTLNPRSPATTGVPQKRPAAGSPPNARETKMFKQPTSQASPMSVMGGSPQQPQGAVPFQSQGSRPGMPTPPTSHLASINQPNPPNVTLRAIPDTMNRTTQNQSPVPVGASPAAAAGGVRMPWNQTGPAVSTPPPATSMPLLASQLSNAPMASGPPMRPSLPTTVTYVSGSQMQAGFIPITTAGLRAPMRMGGQGGPQMGSGMAPQQSTLAAQLNQMPPNFAQVPNTQGANPQGMTPQGMNTQGMNPQGMNPQGINPQGMTPQGMNPQGMQGKPMQQQGPPQGPGPMQQQGVVQQQQQPQQQVISDVHMVPLIQSPKTTSKAPMPATGTRLQVKERRTIWQGQVEFQDKTPGTSRNVYTLHCSISSQVINGEPEVSADKWPPKLNLQLMPKSMLMNVVLAVKSAARCVVLGFRGGPDANNAADGLQKLSCFMTNAWLGMVHFASPPADIKLMLVLYMPEKNFYMGLIANDQESLFSAVKQVVDTHRKQQQTKNKMIVWECLQNMSGGTMATSAGMGMPGPVSNPGLGMAQMMPQDQQQQQQQQQQQVAQMGVPPRAAISAPPQQMAGGGAAMGGAPPPSSVAQQQQANRLSQLEAERQQNLLKIQQLQQTLEAAQAKELQYKAAQEQQTLLERQRVVNHQVQIHQQQQQQQQQQQQQQQQQQQQQQQQQQQRFQAGPNSNLRHILQHQMRQQQMLQMQQNQQQSTIRAQLASGGLVTTMGGPQGPPPQQGQPGGATGWDDTTALLDLLGGGPHNG; this is encoded by the exons ATGGTGGTGGCCGAACAAGGGAACTGGGTTGCCGATGTCGTATTCGTTGTGGAGGGAACTGCAAACTTGAGCCCCTACGTTGAAAGTTTAAAAAGCAACTATATCGTGCCAACTTTAGA GTACTTCAATGGAGGACCAGTTGATGACAGAGACTGTGGATATGAC AGTAACAGCACCACGTACGCCCTCGTCGTATTTATGGCTGCCGACTGCGGCATGGAACCCGCCGCAACCTGCAATGCGCCTACTACCAACGTAGCTAAACTACTTTCATGGTTCGACCGAGTCTC CTTCATCGGCGGGGCTGCGGAATCGTGTAGCCATATCGTGGAAGGCTTGAGCACTGCATTGCAGGTCTTCGACGACTTTCAAACACTCCGTGAGCCAGG GGTCGTTGCGCAGAAGCATTGTATTTTAATATGCAACTCACCACCATATCGGTTACCAGCCCTCGAAAGCCCCGTCTACTCCGGCCATACTGTTGACCAGCTAGCAGGCATCATGGCTGAG AGACAAGTGAACTTCAGCATCTTCTCTCCCAGGAAGATCCCAGCCCTTTACAAGCTGTATGAAAAG GCCGGCGGAGACTTGCAAATGGCCCTGTGTAAAAATTATGCCAAAGACAGACGACACTTGGTCTTGCTAAAGGGATACCAGCTCCAAG AGCGACCCATCAGCCCGCCCGTCGTCGTTCCTGAAACGAAGGTCGTTCCCAGCCCTCCTCCCGTAGCTACGACGCTAAATCCCCGCAGTCCGGCAACTACGGGTGTTCCCCAGAAGCGACCCGCGGCGGGGTCCCCACCAAACGCACGGGAGACCAAGATGTTCAAGCAGCCCACGTCTCAAG CATCTCCGATGAGTGTCATGGGAGGCTCCCCGCAACAGCCGCAGGGCGCAGTTCCATTTCAGAGTCAGGGGTCACGACCAGGAATGCCAACTCCCCCCACTTCCCATCTTGCATCCATCAATCAG CCAAACCCACCAAATGTAACCCTCCGTGCTATCCCTGACACAATGAACAGGACAACACAAAATCAGTCTCCTGTACCGGTCG GTGCCTCACCCGCTGCTGCAGCTGGTGGGGTTCGAATGCCGTGGAACCAAACAGGGCCAGCTGTGTCGACACCGCCTCCGGCTACCAGCATGCCCCTGCTAGCTAGTCAGCTGTCAAATGCACCAATGGCCAGCGGTCCGCCCATGCGGCCATCCTTGCCAACCACAGTCACTTACGTTTCTGGTTCTCAAATGCAAGCAG GGTTTATACCCATTACAACCGCAGGTCTGCGCGCTCCAATGCGCATGGGTGGCCAGGGGGGACCCCAGATGGGATCCGGAATGGCCCCTCAGCAGAGCACCCTGGCCGCCCAGCTTAACCAGATGCCCCCAAACTTTGCTCAAGTGCCCAACACCCAGGGGGCAAACCCGCAGGGAATGACCCCTCAGGGGATGAACACTCAGGGGATGAACCCTCAAGGGATGAACCCACAAGGAATAAATCCTCAAGGGATGACTCCACAGGGCATGAATCCACAAGGGATGCAGGGAAAACCGATGCAGCAACAGGGGCCTCCGCAGGGTCCTGGTCCGATGCAGCAACAGGGAGTcgtacagcagcagcagcaacctcAGCAACAAGTG ATCTCTGATGTGCACATGGTACCTCTGATCCAGTCTCCCAAAACAACTAGCAAGGCCCCAATGCCTGCGACTGGCACTCGA CTGCAGGTGAAGGAGAGGCGTACCATATGGCAGGGGCAGGTTGAATTCCAGGACAAGACACCAGGGACCTCGCGAAACGTCTACACCCTACATTGCAGCATCTCCAGTCAGGTCATCAATGGAGAACCTGAAGT CTCCGCCGACAAGTGGCCGCCAAAGCTCAACCTCCAGCTGATGCCCAAGTCCATGTTGATGAACGTAGTGCTGGCTGTTAAGAGTGCGGCGCGTTGTGTGGTGCTGGGTTTTAGGGGAGGACCAGACGCGAACAATGCAGCAGACGGTCTCCAGAAGCTGTCCTGCTTCATGACCAATGCATGGTTGGGCATGGTGCATTTTGCCAGCCCCCCCGCTGACATCAAGCTCATGCTGGTGCTGTACATGCCTGAAAAGAACTTTTACATGGGTCTCATCGCAAACGACCAGGAATCGCTCTTCAGCGCCGTCAAACAGGTGGTCGACACGCATCGGAAGCAGCAGCAGACCAAGAACAAAATG ATTGTGTGGGAGTGT CTTCAGAACATGTCGGGTGGAACAATGGCAACCAGTGCTGGTATGGGAATGCCTGGACCTGTTTCTAATCCAGGGTTAGGAATGGCCCAG atgATGCCGCAAGAccagcagcaacagcagcagcagcaacaacagcaaGTGGCACAGATGGGCGTTCCACCGAGAGCTGCAATCAGCGCCCCACCCCAACAGATGGCAGGGGGTGGGGCAGCAATGGGGGGTGCTCCCCCTCCGTCTTCGGTGgcacagcagcagcaagcaaaTAGGCTGTCGCAGCTTGAAGCTGAACGACAACAAAACCTG CTCAAAATACAGCAACTGCAGCAGACATTAGAGGCGGCACAGGCAAAGGAGCTGCAGTACAAGGCAGCGCAGGAGCAGCAAACGCTTCTAGAACGGCAGCGTGTCGTCAATCACCAGGTTCAG ATACAccagcaacagcagcagcagcaacaacaacagcagcaacaacagcagcaacaacagcagcagcagcagcagcaacagcagcaaAGATTTCAGGCTGGTCCAAATTCAAACTTGAGGCACATTTTGCAGCAT CAAATGCGTCAGCAACAGATGCTTCAGATGCAACAGAACCAGCAGCAATCTACCATAAGAGCGCAGCTGGCCAGTGGAGGCCTCGTCACAACTATGGGGGGACCACAGGGCCCACCGCCCCAGCAGGGTCAGCCCGGGGGCGCTACCGGTTGGGACGACACCACGGCACTCTTGGATCTCCTGGGTGGAGGCCCACACAATGGCTGA